The following are from one region of the Rhizobium sullae genome:
- a CDS encoding alpha/beta fold hydrolase, with amino-acid sequence MDAIKEPEQINHPRRRFCGTAAMTIAATQLGMIGATNAQAEKAPSTLPLIRPGTHTSFRALKQIDAGALNVGYAEDGPADGPAVVLLHGWPYDVHSYVDVAPLLASAGYRVIVPYLRGYGATRFLSNETPRNGQQAALAADIIAWMDALKIEKATVAGYDWGARTANIIAALWPERCKAMVSVSGYLIGSQELNRMPLPPKAELQWWYQYYFATERGRAGYEKYTHDFGRLIWALASPKWAFDDATYGRSAAALDNPDHVAITIHNYRWRLGLAPGEPQYDALEKKLAALPAIAVPTITMEGDANGAPHPDPAAYAKKFSGKYEHRVISGGIGHNLPQEAPQAFAQAVIDVDRS; translated from the coding sequence ATGGATGCGATCAAAGAGCCCGAGCAAATCAATCATCCACGCCGCCGTTTCTGTGGTACAGCGGCCATGACCATTGCCGCTACGCAACTTGGCATGATTGGGGCCACAAACGCACAGGCTGAAAAGGCGCCGTCGACACTGCCACTGATCAGGCCAGGAACACATACATCGTTCCGCGCGCTGAAGCAGATCGACGCCGGCGCGCTAAACGTCGGATACGCCGAGGACGGTCCTGCCGATGGCCCCGCTGTCGTTCTTCTGCATGGTTGGCCCTACGATGTTCACAGTTATGTCGATGTTGCACCGTTGCTGGCCTCCGCTGGATACCGGGTCATCGTCCCCTACTTGCGCGGCTACGGCGCGACGCGCTTCCTGTCGAACGAGACGCCCCGCAACGGCCAGCAGGCCGCACTTGCAGCCGACATCATCGCCTGGATGGATGCGCTCAAAATCGAGAAGGCGACCGTCGCCGGCTACGATTGGGGAGCGCGAACGGCCAACATCATTGCAGCGCTCTGGCCTGAGCGCTGCAAGGCGATGGTTTCCGTCAGCGGCTATCTCATCGGCAGCCAGGAACTGAACAGGATGCCGCTGCCGCCAAAGGCCGAGTTACAGTGGTGGTATCAATATTACTTCGCCACCGAGCGCGGCCGGGCCGGCTATGAGAAATACACACACGATTTCGGCCGGCTGATCTGGGCGCTCGCCTCGCCGAAATGGGCCTTCGACGATGCCACCTACGGCCGTTCCGCCGCAGCGCTCGACAATCCCGACCACGTCGCCATCACGATCCACAATTATCGCTGGCGGCTCGGCTTGGCGCCGGGCGAGCCGCAATATGATGCCTTGGAAAAGAAGCTGGCCGCGCTGCCGGCAATCGCCGTGCCGACGATCACCATGGAAGGTGACGCGAACGGCGCGCCGCATCCTGATCCGGCGGCTTACGCCAAGAAATTTTCCGGCAAATACGAGCACCGGGTGATCTCGGGCGGCATCGGTCACAACCTGCCGCAGGAGGCCCCTCAAGCCTTCGCACAGGCTGTCATCGACGTCGACAGATCCTGA